In a genomic window of Zonotrichia albicollis isolate bZonAlb1 chromosome 7, bZonAlb1.hap1, whole genome shotgun sequence:
- the RBP4 gene encoding retinol-binding protein 4, protein MKGPQPAASTSPPPAALPSAGPAAPRVAKAPGVHKAFPAWALPPPSTLGLPRGSRDRHCLDRMAHTQRALPWLLLLLSLALVGSSTAERDCRVSSFKVKENFDKTRYSGTWYAMAKKDPEGLFLQDNVVAQFSVDENGQMTATAKGRVRLFNNWDVCADMIGSFTDTEDPAKFKMKYWGVASFLQKGNDDHWVVDTDYDTYALHYSCRQLNADGTCADSYSFVFSRDPKGLPPDALKIVRQRQIDLCLDRKYRVIAHNGFCS, encoded by the exons ATGAAGGGGCCCCAGCCCGCAGCATCCACCAGCCCGCCTCCCGCTGCCCTCCCCAGTGCCGGCCCTGCGGCTCCGCGGGTTGCGAAAGCCCCGGGAGTACATAAAGcattccctgcctgggcactgccaccaCCATCAACACTCGGGCTCCCAAGAGGCTCCAGGGACCGGCACTGTCT ggacagaatGGCCCACACACAgagagctctgccctggctgctgctgctgctgtcactggccttggtgggcagcagcactgcagagcggGACTGCCGAGTAAGCAGCTTCAAAGTCAAGGAGAACTTCGACAAGACCAGG TACAGTGGCACCTGGTATGCCATGGCAAAAAAAGATCCTGAGGGGCTGTTTCTGCAGGACAATGTGGTAGCCCAGTTCAGCGTAGATGAGAATGGACAAATGACTGCCACTGCAAAGGGCAGAGTCAGACTCTTCAA TAACTGGGATGTCTGTGCTGACATGATCGGCTCTTTCACTGACACAGAGGATCCTGCCAAGTTCAAGATGAAGTACTGGGGCGTCGCCTCTTTTCTGCAGAAAGGAA atgatGATCACTGGGTAGTGGACACAGATTATGATACATATGCTCTTCATTACTCCTGCCGCCAGCTAAATGCAGATGGCACTTGTGCTGACAGCTACTCCTTTGTGTTCTCCCGGGATCCCAAGGGATTGCCTCCAGATGCACTGAAAATTGTCAGACAAAGGCAGATAGACCTCTGCTTGGACAGGAAATACAGAGTTATTGCCCATAATG GATTTTGCTCTTAA